The genomic region ACTTATCAGCGATACATCGGCGATCATAAAAACCGGGGCCTTCCATTTGCTGTCATTATACCATTGCCCCCACCCCGGAATCAAAAAGGATCTGCCTACTGCGCCCCAGGGCGAACGGAACAAGGTGTCAATGGCAAACGCGCGATTTTGCGACATCGCTATTCCTTTAACCGCCGACGTCGTATCGCCAAGAAGCATGATTCCTGAAGAATTTGCGTCACTTGTGCTGTCGGATTCAACTTGCGCATGTATTTCAAAGAGCAAACCGGAACTGCAAATACAAAGCGTCGCAACACTAAAACTTATTTTCAAAAAACTATTCAGGTAATGATTAATCATGCATCAAAACCCGTAAATGAGCAGAGACAGAATCGGCAAGCGCGGTCAAATGATAACCTCCTTCAAGAACCGAAACCAGCCGGCCATTGCAGTAACGTGTTGCAGAGTCTTTGACTACATGTGTCATATCGGCAAAGCCTTCGGTGCTCACATCCATCTGCGCCAACGAGTCTTCACGGTGCGCATCAAATCCGGCAGAAATCAATATCAAATCAGGCCGAAAAGAACTCAGGCAGTCCTGAAGTTCATTTTGAAAAACGTAAAAATAGTCTTTATCGCCGTATCCGGCAGGAACTGGGATATTACACGTGAATCCTTTTCCCTTACCTTTCCCGGTTTCTTCTTTCCTACCGGTGCCGGGGTACAAAGGAAATTGATGTATGCTGAAATAAAACACCGTGTCATCTTCGTAAAAAATTTCCTGAGTCCCGTTTCCGTGGTGAACATCCCAATCCAGAATAAAAACTTTTTTTAAATCATGGACTTCTTGCGCGTATCGCGCCCCTACTGCAACATTATTAAGCAAACAAAAACCCATTGCTCTGTCCGATTCTGCATGATGTCCCGGAGGGCGTACAGCGCAAAAAATGTTGCTGCACTTTCCGTTCATTACGCTATCGATACCTGCCATCACACCGCCGCATGCCGTCAACGCCGCATCGAATGAAACCGGATTTACAAAAGTGTCCGCATCCAAATACCGCGTTTCACGAGAAGCCGCTTCTTTTATTTTATCAATGTGGCCGCGTGTATGACAACGCGCCAAAGAGTTCTCTTCCGCTTTACGAGCTGATATTGGGATCAGGTTTTCAGATAATTTGTTTCTCTGTATTTCATCAAGAATCTTGCGGAGCCTTTCAGGACACTCAGGATGGCTGCCGGTTTCGTCCCGGTGCAGCAGGTAAATGGGATCCGTTACGAAACCGGTACTCACGCGAATTCGCTTTCTTAAGATTCATGAAAACTTTTTACAGCTTCATCAATTGTTCCGTAGGTCTTAAATATTTTGAGAAGCTGCGTAATGATAAGCAGACTCTCCACCTTTTCTGCCACCGACGATAGTTTAAGATCGCCGTCAGCATTCCTTATCGAGGTCATACTTGACATGAGCGCGCCTAAACCGGAACTGTTCATCCACTTTACTCCGCCCAGATCCAACACGATGCGTTTTACGCCAACCTGTACTAATTCCTTTACGCGGTCATGAATTTCTGCGGTTTCCGATCCGCCCATCAGTTTTCCTTTGATAGCAAGAACATAAACGTCTCCGTGTACTTCTTCTTTGTAGCTCATAACTCCTCACCCTTTCTCTTGGTTAAACATCATGTTTTTTAAAACTCGTTATGATAGTTTCATTTTAATTAACATCAAAAAACCCATGGTAAGAATCAGCATACCAACCATGAATACCGCCCAGATCAAAGTTTCATCCCTTTTGATCGAACTTTTGGCTTCCATGATAAATGAAGGATGCTTAAATAACTGCTCCACGTCGTATTTCCAGCGCGCTTGGCTTTGGTCAAACTCTCCGGAATTAACGCTGATCATTCGTCCGGGCAAGGTAGTAACAAAGTCAAACTGGATATCGGCCAGCAATACTTTAGCTGCGGCCTCATCGTTTCTTAGATCTGATTTTTTTACTTCCTCCATTACGAAAGCCGTAAAAAATTCCTCGTGATACTGAAATTCATCCTCCACTCTTCGAATGCCGATCGAACTGATACCGTCTGAAAAAATATTTTCATTCTTCGTCGATGCTCCCGCCGTCTTCGACCCGATAAGGTAAAAACTGCTGTCGGTCGCTTTTTCATAAACGTCATACCCGTTCTCGATCAGGAACTCCTTCTTAAATCGAATCGTCTCTTTAATATCCGGATTAAGTCCCAACTCTACTCTGCGAGCAATAGATCCGTCTTCATATACGATCGTACGAACCAGCGCCTTATAGCCGGACAATGACGTTTCATCTACCGGTTGTAAAAGAACGGAGAATAGCAGGAACATGAGAACGCTGTTCACTATGATCAATATCCTTCTTCAAAATGAGTGATTTTAATATAAACTTATTAAAACAATAAATCAATTTCAAATAACGCGTCCATAAACCTTAGAAATAATTTGACATTTTTTGGCTTTTGGCCTATATTGCCCCAATCAAAAATTGAAAGTGTGTGAATGTCCGTAACTATCAACGAAGTCAAAAAGATAGCGACGTTAGCCAATTTAGAATTCAACGAAAACGAGCTGGAGAAATATACGCATCAGTTGAATACAATTTTGGAATACGTTGATCAATTAAATAAGGTCGACACTTCCTCCGTAGAAGCAACTTGTCATCCAATTTCGTACCAAGATGTGTTTCGAGACGATGAAATCAAGGAAAGTCTTCCGATCGACAAAGTCCTTCAAAATGCGCCGGAGAAAACCTGGCAGTATTTCGTGGTACCCAAAGTTGTTGGGTCGTAAAACCAAAAGAGACACAATCTGTGTCTCTTTTTTTTTGTAAAGTGTTAAAATTTAACCCCACATATTCATGAAGAGCGTCAGAAAACCAAAAAGAAAAACAAAATATATTTTTGTAACCGGCGGTGTGATATCTTCATTGGGTAAAGGGATCGCAGCGGCCAGTTTAGGTATGCTGTTAAAAGCGCGCGGATTTACGGTCACTATTCAGAAATTTGACCCCTACATCAATGTTGATCCCGGGACCATGAGCCCTTATCAGCACGGAGAAGTTTTTGTGACCGATGACGGAGCTGAAACCGATCTGGATCTCGGACATTATGAACGTTTTATTGACGTTAACATGACCACGCGTAACAGCCACACTACCGGCAAAGTTTACAAAACGGTCATTGACCGCGAGCGCAAAGGGGATTACCTCGGCGCCACCGTTCAGGTCATTCCGCATATTACGGACGAGATCAAAAGCCGCATTTGCAGCCTTTCCGATGAGGGATATGATATTATCATTACCGAGATCGGCGGGACGGTCGGCGACATTGAAAGCCTGCCTTTTTTGGAAGCCATCCGCCAATTTTGTCTTGATGGACGTCAGCGCGATACGATCAATATTCACGTCACGCTGGTTCCTTTTATCAAAGCGGCGGATGAACTCAAAACAAAACCGACGCAACACAGTGTTATGAAATTGAGGGAAATCGGTATTCAGCCGGATATTTTGTTATGCCGTTCTGAAAAGAATTTATCGCGAGAGCTCCGGGCGAAAATCGGACTATTCTGTAATGTCAATACCGACGCGGTGATTGAAGCATCGGATGTGGCGTCTATTTACGAAGTTCCGTTGATCATGCATCAGAACGGATTGGATTCCCTCGTTCTTAAGAAACTGAATTTGCGAGGAAAAGACGTTTCAGTTGCGGCCTGGACCAATCTCGTTAATAAGGTTTACCATCCTGACAATCGTGTTCGGATCGCCATTTGCGGAAAATACACCGGGTTGCCGGACGCTTACAAAAGTATTCTTGAATCGTTTATTCATGCCGGCGTTGAGAATAACGCTAAAGTGGATGTCCATTGGATCGATTCGGTCTGGCTTGAGGACGGCGATCCTGCAAAAATTTTCGATGGAGTAGACGGCATACTTGTTCCCGGCGGGTTTGGCGAACGGGGGATAGAGGGTATGATCAAAGGCGTTCAATACGCAAGAGAACATAAAATTCCATTCTTTGGAATTTGCCTCGGCATGCAATGCGCCAGTATTGAGTTTGCCCGTAACGTCTGCAAGTTTCCCGGCGCCAATAGCAGTGAATTCTCGAAACGCACGAAGTTTGCCGTTATCGATCTTATGGAATCCCAAAAACATCTGAAAGAAATGGGCGCGACGATGCGTCTGGGCGCTTATCCGTGTGTATTGAAGAAGAATACAAAAGCCTTTGCGGCCTATCAATCCGAGTTGATCAGCGAACGCCATCGTCATCGCTATGAATTTAATAATCATTTTTTTGAGCCTTTTGAATCGAACGGTTTGATTTTTTCAGGAATGTCACCGGACGGCAAACTGGTTGAAATCATCGAGGTCAAAGATCATCCGTGGTTTGTCGGCGTGCAGTTTCATCCGGAACTCAAATCACGCGCGATTAAAGCGCATCCTTTATTTAGAGAATTCGTGAAAGCGGCATTGGCTCATCAAAGATCCAACAACGATCAATCCAACGGACATACCAAGACCGGAAAATTCCATCCTAAGAAACTGGTAGTAGCGTAGTAATTATCCTTCAGTTTTTATGGCAAGTACAACCGACTTTCTAGTTATCGGAACCGGCATTGCCGGCTATTCATCTGCATTGAAATGCGCTCGTGCCGGAACAGTCGCGATCATTACAAAAAAAAGCAACAGTGAAAGTAATACGAACTATGCCCAGGGAGGTATCGCATCGGTTATCTCGCCTAATGATTCGTTTGAAATGCATGTGCAGGATACCCTCAAAGCCGGCGCCGGATTATGTCGGCGCGATGCAGTAGAGCTTATCGTCAAAAATGGGCCCTCGGCGATAAACGAACTAACCGAGATCGGCGTACAGTTTACCAAAACGGAAGGCCGGTTGGATCTCGGCAGAGAAGGCGGCCATTCACAGCACCGTATCGTTCACGCGCAAGACCTTACCGGACGTGAGATCGAACGCGCGCTCATCGAAGCGGTAAAGTCAAATCCCAATATTCAGGTTTTTGAAAATCATATTGCGCTTGAAGTTATTACGGAACATCATCTCAGAAAAAACATTACCGAACCGGATAACGTTCATTGTTTTGGCGCGTATGCACTGGATATTCAAAATAATATTGTTAAGAAATTTTTGTCCAAGATTACGATTCTTGCATCGGGCGGGTGCGGACAGGTATATAAACATACGACCAATCCAAAAATTGCAACCGGCGACGGAATTGCCATGGCGTATCGCGCCGGCGCACGCGTCGGAAACCTGGAGTTTATGCAATTCCACCCCACGTCCCTCTATCATCCGGATGCGCAGTCCTTCCTCATCAGTGAAGCCGTTCGCGGATATGGCGCCTATCTGATCAATACGGCCGGGGAACGTTTTATGGAACGTTATTCGCCCCAAAAGGAATTGGCGCCTCGCGATATTGTCGCGCGCGCCATTGACGCTGAAATGAAGAAGCGCGGTGAAGCTTGTGTGTTTCTTGATCTGCGTCATTTAGACGCCCAAAAAACGATAGAACATTTTCCGCATATTTACAAAAATTGTCAGAAATTTAAAATTGACATTACGAAGGAGCCGGTTCCCGTAGTTCCCGCGGCTCATTACATGTGCGGCGGCGTTCAAACCAATCTGCACGGCCAAACGGACATTCATCGGTTGTACGCCTGCGGTGAGGTTGCGCTTACAGGCGTTCATGGCGCCAATCGGCTGGCGAGTAATTCTCTTTTGGAAGCGGTCGTTTTCGCAAACCAAGTATACGAGCATGCGAGCAAGGTATTGATTTCTGAAAAGCTGGAAATTCCTGATTTCCCCGAGTGGGATGAAAGCGGTACTTTTAGTTCCGAAGAATGGATATTGATCGAGCACAATCGTGAAGAGATACAACAGATCATGTGGGATTATGTGGGAATTGTCCGTTCAAATCTGCGATTGGAGCGAGCGGAACGTCGAATCCAGCTGATCAGCGATGAGATCGAGAATTTTTATAAGGGAACTAAAGTTACGGAAGCGCTGATCGAATTACGTAATCTGGCCAAATTAGCAAAACTGATCATTCGATGCGCAAAGTTACGCCGCGAGAGCCGCGGCCTTCATTATACGACCGATTATATGGAAACAAACGATGCGCAATGGTTGGCAGATACGATCATTAGAACGTTTTGAAAAGGGAAATCGCCGTATCTACCTAAACGGAGTATGTTAAGAGTTCATCGCTTACTTACTGCCTATAACGCCCATCTTATCATGCCGTTCCTTCGCCTTTTCATCCCACTGCGGTATGATTTCTTTGATGAACTTTGCTTTTTCATCGTTTAACTTTTTCAAATCAAGCCCGATATAAGCTTGTGCCTTTTCTTTGCTGGACAGGTCCGGCATTTGAACCGGCAGCTTGACATTATGCTTCAACAAAACCTCTGCCAGCAAAATACGCGCACCTTGCGCTTTTTCAATTCCGTCGCCGATCACACGCGCAGTTTCAAGCGGTGCATGAAAAGAACCGCCGTGGCTGGCCGCAGTATAATCCCAGCGCCATTGCGCCTGGCGGATAAGCTGCAATATCGGTTTCATTTCGTTTTCTGTGGCGCCGTTGTCCCATGCCGTTTTCGCCTCGATATGTACTTTCACCAGCGCTTCTTCCAAGCGTCCGCGAATATCGATCACTTTATCCTGACGGTCGTACACATTCTTTTTTAATGTCTCTTCGCTTTCACGGTGACAAACCTGGCACGCATTGGCCATATTATTTAAAGGGCTTTGTATTTTATGATCGGTAAATTTTACGCCGCCTTCACTTCGATAGGACATGTGACAATCGGCGCAGGAAATGCCGCGCTCCGCGTGAATGCCCGTTCTGAATATTTCATAATCGGGATGTTGCGCTTTCAGCATCGGTGTTTTACTTAATTGATGAACCCAGTCGACATGTTGGATTTTATCATAATACGCTTCCATATCTTCCGCACGAAAACCGTTGTCCCAAGGAAAGGTCAAATATTTTTCTTCTTTTCCTTTAAAATAATATTCCACATGACATTGTGCGCAAACAAGCGATCGCATTTCCTGATGCGTTGCCTGCGTTATGTCTTTCCCCTGCCTTGCCAGAGCTTCGATCAAAGCCGGTCGGGTTATGCGTAAATTCATGGTTTTAGGATCGTGACAGTCCTGACATCCGATGGGATTGACTATCTCTGCGCCTAAATTAAGCCACTTGTCTTTATAAAATTCTGCAGTGCCTTTTTCGTTCATCATGCGCGGCACGTCCGTGCTTTTGCACGTCCAGCAGGTAGCGGGCTGACGCGGCACGGTTCGCAGTGTATTTCGAATATCTTTCACCGCATTATAATGCCCGCGGGCCTGGTTAAAGTCCATTGAAAAAGCGTACCCGGCCCACAACACAACCAAACTCGGATATTCTTTCAACATGTCAATCGTAGCGCTCCCGCCATGTTTGCTGCGAAAAGTAGTATCCGCGGTAGCTATATACGTCTCGTATTCGCGGGGAAAATTTTCTCCCCATACTTCATTGCGCGGTTCCCATTCTGCAATCGGTTTTGCAACCTGAAACATGGTTTTTTCCTCGCTGCGCCTTTCCATAATGGAATTAGCAAAGAGCCCGATCAAAAAAACAACAACTACGGTCAGTAGAAATAAGACCCATCCGAGCCATGGTTTTTCCTGAACGATCTGAATCATATTTTTCATGTGTATCTCCTTAAGCGTACTAACGCTTCATGACTTTTTACATGTTCATTTATTTTTGTTCGTAAGAAATTGATCCATCCATTTTGGAACTACAGGGCTCAGGCGAGGTACCCGCGCATACGGAACGGAAGCAAGGCTGTTGACCCGACCATGCGGCGTTTCCCGATGGCATTGCCAACATAATTGGCCTTGTCCATGCAGATTATTATCACCCGTCACTTTTTTTGCAGATACGTTATCAACAAGCGAGCTATGGCAGCGAATACAGTTTTCCTGGACCACGGTTACACCGGCATCTTTAATGTGTATCACTTGAGGCTCCAGACGAAAAGTGAACATGGCCGAATGCCGAAGTCCGTCCTGCGCTTTAAACATATATTTTCTAAAAAAATTATCATGGGGAACATGGCAATCGTTGCATACCGCAACCCGCGCATGACTGCTGCGCTGCCATGTAGCGAACTGCGGGGCCATTACATGGCAATTCATGCACGTTTCCGGTTTATCGGAAAGATAGGACGGTGCGTTTGAAATATACACGGCAAGGCAGCCGATACCGACAAAAATTCCTAAAAGTACATTTACCGCCCATCGCCACTCATCCGGCGGCTTAAGAAATCCAAATATTTTTTTCATGTTGATAAAAATAAAGTTATCTGATATTAAAATAAATATGTTTTTGTTCAGATCCTAATATCCGGCCTCGGCCATTCTTTGATAATAAGCCCTGTCTTTTCGAACGGATTCATACGAAAAAAAGGAAATGCCTTTCAATCCGTATACTTTGCAAATGGCTACTTTTTCATTCATTGCCGCAGAATTCTGGTTATACATAGAGATGCCCATGATAATGTTTTGCGCCATTATTTTGTCGCCAACTTTGTCTTTCGCACTTTTGACACGGCTTTCAAAAAGATTGTTATCCGCCGCGTAGTTCATCGGAACTGCAAAATCTATATATCCATTCTTGATCCATGCAGGCCAGTCTTGGAACATCTCGTTTGTAGCAAGGTCCATGTCCGCCCACACCGCGGCGGACAGCGTGATATTTGCTCGAATTGAATTTACGGTGTTACGAATCCGCTTGATGAACGCGGTGAGTTCGTCTCGTCTAAACGTCGACCACAACTTTTCAAACCACTTTTTTTGTTCTGCTTGCTGGACGCCCACACGGCCATTGGAATCCGTCGTAAAGGGATCGATATTATAATTTAGGATGAATTTAGAACGCATGGTTACAGAATAATCATACTCTTTTCCTGCATACCGTATGTAATCCATATGAACGCCGTCTATTTTGTAACGATGCACTAATTCATCTACGACCCTTAAGAAATACTCCTGAAACTCGTTATTCCCCGGCGAAAGATAATACCCTTCCTTGTTTCTTTCTTTCAGCTTTTTCAATCCTTCATCGATCATGGAAGTTCCGGATTTTGAAACGGCGCTCCACTCAGGATGTTTGAACAGCAAATGCTCTTTGGAAGCAGGATTATTATCAGCAGACCATATATACATAACGTTGATCCAAACATGGATCTTGAATCGCCCATCAGACTTAAGGAGCACGAATTCGAGCGGATCAAAACTTCCGTCAAGACCTTCCGCCAGAGGAACCAACGCGCTCTTATAATACGCGTCGCCCCGGCCCCTTACCTGAACAAATAAGTCGGTAATACGCGCCGCTTCCGCGTCGTTTAACATTTTCTCAATATCTGTCTTTGACTTTAGGATATCTCTGACAACCCATAAAGCTTTTATAGATTTTGAGTTTTCTTTTTGTGCAAAGATGTTTAGCGGAAAATAGAACGCAAAAAATACGGCGAGGATGCGAAGCTTCATTATGTTTTATTATGTTATACTTTTTGTAATTAACCAAACATAAATAAAAAAGGCAACCATTTTCATGATTGCCTTATATTCTAGAATTTAGAAATGCTTTTTAAACAGTAAACGCTGTTTCTTCATACATCGCACAACGTCTTTTCTTGCCGAGTCGCACCGTGGCGAGCCGTCCGGGAGCGATGGACTTTGCGGTACATTTGTGAGTTTCCCACTGCAGGTTAGCGCAAATCAGTTTCTTATTTTCATTGAAGCACTGTATCTTAGGTAGAAGTTCATCAATCTGGTCTTCTTGAGTTTTCGTTACCTTTTCTTTTTTTGCTTTTTTTTCTTCAGTTTCTTCGGCAACTTCTTTTTTCTTACGCGGCATGTTGAGAGACCCTTACGATTAAAAATTACTTTGAAGTTTTAAGTTCTTCTTTTTTAGCTTTGATGCGTTCCGCCAATGTCATCCTACGTTTTTCTTTTGTTTCTTTATCGGAGATCGTGGCATTCTGTTTTTCGATCTGCGCGTTTTCGTATCCTACGATTTCAAGAACGGCAAGTTCGGCCGCATCGCCTTTGCGTTTACCTAAACGCATGATACGCGTATATCCGCCACCGGTATAATTTGAATTCGCCGTTTTACGTACGTCAT from bacterium harbors:
- the nadB gene encoding L-aspartate oxidase, with the protein product MASTTDFLVIGTGIAGYSSALKCARAGTVAIITKKSNSESNTNYAQGGIASVISPNDSFEMHVQDTLKAGAGLCRRDAVELIVKNGPSAINELTEIGVQFTKTEGRLDLGREGGHSQHRIVHAQDLTGREIERALIEAVKSNPNIQVFENHIALEVITEHHLRKNITEPDNVHCFGAYALDIQNNIVKKFLSKITILASGGCGQVYKHTTNPKIATGDGIAMAYRAGARVGNLEFMQFHPTSLYHPDAQSFLISEAVRGYGAYLINTAGERFMERYSPQKELAPRDIVARAIDAEMKKRGEACVFLDLRHLDAQKTIEHFPHIYKNCQKFKIDITKEPVPVVPAAHYMCGGVQTNLHGQTDIHRLYACGEVALTGVHGANRLASNSLLEAVVFANQVYEHASKVLISEKLEIPDFPEWDESGTFSSEEWILIEHNREEIQQIMWDYVGIVRSNLRLERAERRIQLISDEIENFYKGTKVTEALIELRNLAKLAKLIIRCAKLRRESRGLHYTTDYMETNDAQWLADTIIRTF
- a CDS encoding histone deacetylase, coding for MSTGFVTDPIYLLHRDETGSHPECPERLRKILDEIQRNKLSENLIPISARKAEENSLARCHTRGHIDKIKEAASRETRYLDADTFVNPVSFDAALTACGGVMAGIDSVMNGKCSNIFCAVRPPGHHAESDRAMGFCLLNNVAVGARYAQEVHDLKKVFILDWDVHHGNGTQEIFYEDDTVFYFSIHQFPLYPGTGRKEETGKGKGKGFTCNIPVPAGYGDKDYFYVFQNELQDCLSSFRPDLILISAGFDAHREDSLAQMDVSTEGFADMTHVVKDSATRYCNGRLVSVLEGGYHLTALADSVSAHLRVLMHD
- a CDS encoding CTP synthase; its protein translation is MKSVRKPKRKTKYIFVTGGVISSLGKGIAAASLGMLLKARGFTVTIQKFDPYINVDPGTMSPYQHGEVFVTDDGAETDLDLGHYERFIDVNMTTRNSHTTGKVYKTVIDRERKGDYLGATVQVIPHITDEIKSRICSLSDEGYDIIITEIGGTVGDIESLPFLEAIRQFCLDGRQRDTINIHVTLVPFIKAADELKTKPTQHSVMKLREIGIQPDILLCRSEKNLSRELRAKIGLFCNVNTDAVIEASDVASIYEVPLIMHQNGLDSLVLKKLNLRGKDVSVAAWTNLVNKVYHPDNRVRIAICGKYTGLPDAYKSILESFIHAGVENNAKVDVHWIDSVWLEDGDPAKIFDGVDGILVPGGFGERGIEGMIKGVQYAREHKIPFFGICLGMQCASIEFARNVCKFPGANSSEFSKRTKFAVIDLMESQKHLKEMGATMRLGAYPCVLKKNTKAFAAYQSELISERHRHRYEFNNHFFEPFESNGLIFSGMSPDGKLVEIIEVKDHPWFVGVQFHPELKSRAIKAHPLFREFVKAALAHQRSNNDQSNGHTKTGKFHPKKLVVA
- the nrfA gene encoding ammonia-forming cytochrome c nitrite reductase, translating into MKNMIQIVQEKPWLGWVLFLLTVVVVFLIGLFANSIMERRSEEKTMFQVAKPIAEWEPRNEVWGENFPREYETYIATADTTFRSKHGGSATIDMLKEYPSLVVLWAGYAFSMDFNQARGHYNAVKDIRNTLRTVPRQPATCWTCKSTDVPRMMNEKGTAEFYKDKWLNLGAEIVNPIGCQDCHDPKTMNLRITRPALIEALARQGKDITQATHQEMRSLVCAQCHVEYYFKGKEEKYLTFPWDNGFRAEDMEAYYDKIQHVDWVHQLSKTPMLKAQHPDYEIFRTGIHAERGISCADCHMSYRSEGGVKFTDHKIQSPLNNMANACQVCHRESEETLKKNVYDRQDKVIDIRGRLEEALVKVHIEAKTAWDNGATENEMKPILQLIRQAQWRWDYTAASHGGSFHAPLETARVIGDGIEKAQGARILLAEVLLKHNVKLPVQMPDLSSKEKAQAYIGLDLKKLNDEKAKFIKEIIPQWDEKAKERHDKMGVIGSK
- a CDS encoding DUF1542 domain-containing protein encodes the protein MINHYLNSFLKISFSVATLCICSSGLLFEIHAQVESDSTSDANSSGIMLLGDTTSAVKGIAMSQNRAFAIDTLFRSPWGAVGRSFLIPGWGQWYNDSKWKAPVFMIADVSLISVYLGKNKKVNRIEHQRKQINRQINTDPFLTTEQKQILQSRYNNLTARLDGALNDRNVYGWYFAISHLLGMVDAYVDAHLYKFKDKMDIAYDPSLNTVYLCWRVQW
- the gatC gene encoding Asp-tRNA(Asn)/Glu-tRNA(Gln) amidotransferase subunit GatC, whose protein sequence is MSVTINEVKKIATLANLEFNENELEKYTHQLNTILEYVDQLNKVDTSSVEATCHPISYQDVFRDDEIKESLPIDKVLQNAPEKTWQYFVVPKVVGS
- a CDS encoding STAS domain-containing protein, with product MSYKEEVHGDVYVLAIKGKLMGGSETAEIHDRVKELVQVGVKRIVLDLGGVKWMNSSGLGALMSSMTSIRNADGDLKLSSVAEKVESLLIITQLLKIFKTYGTIDEAVKSFHES
- a CDS encoding family 10 glycosylhydrolase, with the protein product MKLRILAVFFAFYFPLNIFAQKENSKSIKALWVVRDILKSKTDIEKMLNDAEAARITDLFVQVRGRGDAYYKSALVPLAEGLDGSFDPLEFVLLKSDGRFKIHVWINVMYIWSADNNPASKEHLLFKHPEWSAVSKSGTSMIDEGLKKLKERNKEGYYLSPGNNEFQEYFLRVVDELVHRYKIDGVHMDYIRYAGKEYDYSVTMRSKFILNYNIDPFTTDSNGRVGVQQAEQKKWFEKLWSTFRRDELTAFIKRIRNTVNSIRANITLSAAVWADMDLATNEMFQDWPAWIKNGYIDFAVPMNYAADNNLFESRVKSAKDKVGDKIMAQNIIMGISMYNQNSAAMNEKVAICKVYGLKGISFFSYESVRKDRAYYQRMAEAGY
- the nrfH gene encoding cytochrome c nitrite reductase small subunit: MKKIFGFLKPPDEWRWAVNVLLGIFVGIGCLAVYISNAPSYLSDKPETCMNCHVMAPQFATWQRSSHARVAVCNDCHVPHDNFFRKYMFKAQDGLRHSAMFTFRLEPQVIHIKDAGVTVVQENCIRCHSSLVDNVSAKKVTGDNNLHGQGQLCWQCHRETPHGRVNSLASVPYARVPRLSPVVPKWMDQFLTNKNK